The following are from one region of the Nicotiana tabacum cultivar K326 chromosome 3, ASM71507v2, whole genome shotgun sequence genome:
- the LOC107832480 gene encoding uncharacterized protein LOC107832480 — translation MVISWILNSLAKEISDSVEYVNDSVELWRELENHYDQTDGAKLYQIQKEINDLAQGSIDITMYYTRMKRLWEELSTLSIKSQCSCNCTCGAKETMHKAEQDPWLIQFLMGLNEVYTIVRGSILMMKPLPSMAQAFSLLIQEEKQREFKTNSQLNLDSTSLHVNASPQHQNPYGARNFKTHYTTNNNNKSRQFYDYCKRPRHTREKCYKLHGYPQGSSYNN, via the coding sequence ATGGTGATCTCATGGATCCTCAATTCCCTCGCTAAGGAGATTTCTGATAGTGTGGAATATGTAAATGACTCGGTTGAGCTGTGGAGGGAATTAGAAAATCATTATGACCAAACAGATGGAGCAAAGTTGTATCAGATTCAAAAGGAGATTAATGACCTTGCACAGGGTTCCATAGACATTACTATGTACTATACACGAATGAAAAGACTATGGGAGGAACTAAGCACTTTGAGTATCAAGTCTCAGTGCAGCTGCAACTGCACATGCGGGGCAAAGGAAACCATGCACAAGGCAGAGCAAGATCCATGGCTTATCCAATTTTTGATGGGACTAAATGAGGTCTACACAATAGTGCGAGGAAGCATTCTTATGATGAAGCCTCTGCCTTCTATGGCTCAGGCCTTTTCTCTGTTGATACAAGAAGAGAAACAAAGGGAATTCAAGACCAATAGTCAGCTGAATCTAGATTCCACTTCACTACATGTTAATGCAAGTCCACAACATCAAAACCCATATGGAGCCAGGAACTTCAAGACACATTATAcaaccaacaacaataataagaGTCGCCAATTCTATGATTATTGTAAAAGACCAAGACATACGAGGGAAAAGTGCTACAAGTTACATGGATACCCTCAAGGCAGTTCTTACAACAATTAG